DNA sequence from the Ramlibacter agri genome:
CGCGCAGGATGCGCAGCTCGCCGGTGTCGCGCCGCAGCTCCACTTCGCAGGCAATGGCCGCATAGGCGGCCAGGTTCTTGTAGCGCGCGAAGGCGAAGCCGCGGCCGCGGCCCGCGGTGCGTTGAAAGCGGTCCCAGCCGAACTGCTGCGCGGCGAGCTTGACGACGTCCTGCGCCCGCGGGTCGTCCAGGTGCTTGAGGCGGAAGGCGACCGGGTCGGTGCCGGCAGCGCGCGCCAGTTCGTCCATGAAGCTCTCGGTGGAGAAGACGTTCATGTACGCGCCCAGCCCGCGCAGCGCCGATGTGCGGATCGGCCCGTACTGCGGCAGGAAGTGGTGCGTCACCTTCAGGTTGGGGATGCGATACAGCGGGATCGCGTTGCGGTCGCCGGCGCCTTCGGGCTGCTGGCCCGGCTTCGGCGGCGACGGCGGGAAAGCCTTCTCGATGTGCTGGCCCGCCAGCAGGTCGCCGGCGGCGCCCGGCCGCGCGTTGTGCGTCTGGCTCCAGACCTCGTATTCCCAGGAGCTGATGGCGCCGCTGGCATCCAGCGCGGCGCGCGCGCCCGTCACCATCGCGGGCCCGTACGGTTCCCACATGTGCTCGTCTTCGCGCATCCACTGCACGCGCACCGGCTTGCCGGGCACTTGCTGCGCCAGCAGCGCGGCGTCGCCGGCGACGTCGTCGGCCGCGTTGTGGCCGTAGCAGCCCGAACCTTCCACGTGGATGCAGCGGATCTTCTCCGGCGGCTGCGCCAGCAGCTCCGCGAGCGCCTTGCGCAGCGGGAACACGCCCTGCGAATGCGTCCACACCGTCGTCATGCCGTCGTTCACCTGCGCCACCGCGCAGGAAGGCCCGATGGACCCGTGCAGCTGGAACGGCCGCACGTAGCCGGAGACGACCTGCTTGCCGCCGTCGGCGAAGGGCGTGCCCTGCTGCGCGATCACGATGTCCTGCTTGTTCGCCGCGAGCAGGTCGCGGTACAGCGTGGCCTGTGGTGGCAGCGTCTCGCTCTCGTCCCATTGCGCGGCCGCGGCCAGCGCCTTCCAGGCCGTCACGGCCTGCCATTCCTTCTGCGCGATCACGGCGACGAAGCGGCCGTCGCGCACCACCTTCAGCACGCCCGGCCGCTTCTCGATCGCGGCCGTGTCCAGCGCCTTCAGCTGCGCTCCGGGGCTGGGCGGCCGCAGCACGCGCGCGTGCACCATGCCGGGCAGGCGCAGGTCCTGCACATAGGCCACGCCGCCGGTCACCTTGGCCGGGATGTCCAGCCGCGGCAGGTTGTGGCCCATCACGTTGAACTTCGCCGGGGACCGCAGCGGGCTTTGCGGCTGCGCCTGCACGTGCAGCTCCTGGCCGGACACCAGCTCACCGTAGCCGACCTTGCGGCCGTCGGCGGCGATGACGGTGCCGTCGCGGATTTCCAACTGCTCCGCCGGCGTGCCGAGGCGTTGCGCGGCGAGGCCCAGGACGATGGCGCGCACCTGCGCCGCGGCGTTGCGGATGGCCGTGCCGCTGTCCTGCATCGAGTGGCTGCCGGCGGTGTAACCCTCGTCTGCCGTCTGCGCAGTGTCGGCGGTGACGATCGTGATGCGCGCCGGCTCGACGACGAGTTCTTCCGCCGCCACTTGCACCAGCGCCGTCTTGATGCCCTGGCCCAGTTCGGCCTTGCCGCTGAAGATGGTGACCTTGCCGTCGGCGGCGATGCGGATCCAGCCATCGAGGAAGGGCAGCTTGGCCAGGCTGCCCGGAAGCTTCGGCGGTTCCGCCTCCGCGGCCCAGCCCGCGGGCCGCAGGCCGAAAGCGACCACCAGCGCGCCACCGCCGGCCAGCACCTGGCGCCGCGTGAGGGTCGGGGATGGAGAACCTGCGCGCTCCGCACTCCGGTGTTCGCCCTTGGGGCGGCCCTGCAGGCTCATAGCGTGCCTCCCTTGCCGCCGTTCGCCTGCAGGCCGTCGGCCGCGCGCCGCACCGCCCGCAGGATGCGCATGTGCGTGCCGCAGCGGCACAGGTTGATGGCCATGTGCTCGCGGATCTGTTCATCGCTGGGCGCCGGGTTCTTCTCCAGCAGCGCCTGCGCGCGCATCACCATGCCGGCGATGCAGTAGCCGCATTGCGCCGCCTGCTCCTGCAGGAAGGCGCGCTGCAAGGCGCCGGGCTTGTCCACGGTGCCCAGGCCTTCGATGGTCTTCACCGGCCGCGTGCCGACGGCGGACAGCGGCGTGATGCAGGACAGCACTGCTTCGCCGCCCACCATCACGGTGCAGGCGCCGCACTGCCCAAGGCCGCAGCCGAATTTCGCGCCGTTCATTTGCAGGTCGTCGCGCAGCACGTACAGCAGCGGCGTCGCCGGCTCCGCATCGACCGCCTGGGCGCGGCCGTTCACCTGGATCTGGATCGTCATGGCTTCGGCGGCCGCGTGGCCGCGATGGATTGAGGCAGGTCCGCCCACGCCGGCTGGCCGGCCACGTTCTGCCGCAGCCAGCGGGCCAGCGTGGAGAGTTCATCTTCGCTCAAGTTGCCTTCGAACGGCGGCATCCAGCGGCCCGGCTTGCCGGGCGTGGGCTGGATGCCCTGCCGCATGATGCGCAGCAGGTTGCGCGCATCGGGCAGGTACAGCGCCACCGCCAGGGGCAGCCGCAGAGCGGCGTTGGACGACAGGCCGCGGCCGGCGTCGTGGCAGCTCGCGCAGTTGTCGGCGTAGAGGCGCGCGCCCGGGCTGTCGTCCAGCGCGAGCGGCGCCTGCGCCTTCTGCCGCACCGCCTGTTCGCGCGCCCGGCGTTCGGGGTCCACGGGCTGCATGCCGGCGGCGATGTAGGTGGCGATGGCCTGTGCATCGGCAGGGTCGGCCTGCGCGACGCTGCGCACCACGTCCTGCATCGGGCCTGCGGCCATTCCGTGTTCGGGGGCGAGGCCCGTGCGCAGGTAGGCCGCGAGCGTTTCTGCCGTCCACACCACCGGCGAGGGCGAGCGCTGGTTCAGGGCGGCCGCATGCCAGCCTTCGGCTTCGCCGCCGTCGAAGCGGCGCGCGAGGTCCTCGGCACCGAGGCGATTGCGTGGCGAATGGCAGGCGGAGCAGTGCGCGAGAGCGTCCACCACGTAGGCGCCGCGGTTCCACTCCGGGCTTTGCGTCGGCAGGTCCTTCTGCGGCCCGACCTCCAGGAACAGCAGGTTCCAGCCGGCGATGAGCGGGCGGAACTGCAGCGGGAACACCAGCTGGTTGGCCGGCGCGTTCCTGCGCACCGGCTCGCGCGTCATCAGGTACGCATAAAGCGAATGGATGTCGCCGTCGCGCATGCGCGTGAAGTGGTCGTAGGGGAAGGCCGGGTAGAGCAGGTGGCCGTCGCGCGCCACGCCTTCGCGCAGCGCCCGCAGGAAGGCGGCTTCGCTCCACTGGCCGATGCCGGTCTCCGCGTCGGGCGAGATGTTGGTCGAGAAGATGGTGCCGAAGGGCGTGGGCACGGCGCGGCTGCCGGCGAAGGGCGGGCCGTCCGCGCCCGTGTGGCAGCTGATGCAATTGCCCAAGGTCGCGACGCGCGCGCCGGCCTTGATGAGCGCGGGATCGAAGGTGCCGCGCGCCGGCGGCTGGATGGGGTCGATGGCCGGCTTCCACGCCAGCGCGAAGGCTGCCAGCGCCACCACCACCAGCACCGCAACCAGGCCGCGCAGTGCCCGACCGCCGGATCGTTTCGCCAAGCTTTGCTCCTCGCCCGCCAGGGCATGCCTGCGTAGCTTAGGTGCCGCTCGAGCGCTGCAGAGTCCGCTGCAACAAAACGTCAGAAAAAAAGGAGGCTCTGTCACAGAGCTGACTTGCACCTGACTCAGACTGCCGCGCTGCAGACACCAACCAAGAACAGGCAAGCAGATCATGACCCAAGCCAGCCCGCTTTCGCGCCGCGCCGTCCTCAAGGCCTTCTCCGGCGCGCCCCTCCTCCCCATCGCCACCACGCTCGGCGCGGTCGTGCCGCTGGCCGCCTGCGGCGGCGGTGACGATGCCGTCGCCACCCCGCCCGCCGCGCAGGCGCGCGAGTTCACCTCCGCCGAGTTCGTCGGCATGGCGGCGCCCACCGCCGCCCAGCCCACCGCGCTGGCCACCACCACCGTGGGCTCCAAGCTGAAGGTCAATTTCAGCGACAACAGCAGCCAGACCTTCGACCTCGCCTACCAGCCCTTCTTCCTCACCGGCGAGCAGGTGCCGGACGGCAACGGCGGCACCGTCATCGCCGGCGGCTACTACAACATCAACAACCAGCCGATCATCGACACCTCGGTGGCCGGCCGCGAGCGCCAGTACTTCTCCGATTCGCCGGACGGCACCTCGCTGCTGACCGTGGCTGGCGCCAAGGTCGCCGGCGTCAAGGGCAACGCGGTGTTCGCCGTGGTGCAGTTCGAATACAACACGGCCAACCAGGCCGGCGCCAGCACCTACGGCACGCTGCCCTCGCCGATCGCCGTGCTGACGCTGGACCAGGATCCCGCCACCGGCAAGCTCACGCTGGTGAAGTACCACAACGTCGACACCTCGGGCGTGAAGGGCCTGTGGATCACCTGCGGTGCCAGCCTGTCGCCCTGGGGCACGCACCTGTCCAGCGAAGAGTACGAGCCGGACGCGTTCGACCAGGGCCTCGGCGGCCAGTCGCTGGCCACGCTGAAGGCCTACAGCAAGAACACCTTCGGCGACGAGACCACGGCCAACCCGTACAACTACGGCCACCTGCCGGAAGTGACGGTCAAGACCGACGGCACCGCTTCGATCAGGAAGCACTACTGCCTGGGCCGCTACTCGCGCGAGCTGGTGCAAGTCATGCCCGACCAGCGCACCGTGATCGGCGGCGACGACTACACCAACGGCGGCCTGTTCATGTTCGTGGCCGACAAGGCCGGCGACCTGTCGGCCGGCACGCTGTACGTGGCCAAGTACACGACGCAGCTGACCGAGACCACCACCGGCAAGATCCAGTGGATCAACCTGGGCCACGCGACCAGCGCCGAGATCCAGGCGCTGGTGGACGGCGGCATCAAGGCGGCCGACATCATGGATTCGACGCTGACCGACCCGGCCGACGCGAGCTACACCAAGATCGTCCTGAACAAGAAGACCGCCTGGGTGCGCGTGAAGGCCGGCCAGGAGAAGGCCGCCGCCTTCCTGGAGACGCACCGCTACGCCGCGCTGAAGGGCGCCAGCATGGCCTTCACCAAGAACGAAGGCACCACGCTGAACAGCAAGGACAAGGTCGCCTACTCGGCCTACGCGAACATCCAGGACTCGATGGTCGAAGGCGGCTCGGGCTACGTCGCCGCCAACAACGTCAAGTTCAAGAAGCTGGTGGCCGGCGCCGTGGTCGCGCAGAAGCTGGCGGCCGGCCAGGTGGACAACGGCGGCAAGGCGATAGCCAGCGAATGGGTGCCGGCCGAATCCAGCCTGCTGATCGCGGGCGAGGACCTCGCCGCCGGCGACGCGCTGGGCAACACCGCCAACCCGGAGAAGATCGCGAGCCCGGACAACCTGAAGTTCTCGGAGAAGCTGCGCACGCTGTTCATCGGCGAGGACAGCGGCAACCACCTGAACAACTTCCTGTGGGCCTACAACATCGACACGAAGAAGTTGGCGCGCGTGCTGTCGTGCCCGGCGGGCGCCGAGTCGACCGGCCTGCATGCGGTCGACGAAGTCAACGGCTGGACCTACGTCATGAGCAACTTCCAGCACCCGGGCGACGAGTGGAACCGCTTCCCGGCGCTGGATGCCGCGCTGAAGGACAAGCTGAACGTGATCATCAACAACACGTACAACGGCAAGTTCAGCGCCGCCGTGGGTTACCTGACCGCCGACCTGCGGCCAGCGACGACCCAGGCCTGAGCGTCTTCCGTCCTTCTTCCCGCACGCCCCAGCGCGCCCCGCGCCTGGGGCGTTTTCGCGTCCGTGGCCGTAACGAGCCTGTCACATGCCGCGGCTAGCCTGCGCGCACAACGCAGTGACAACAGGAGAAGGGTAGATGAAGCGCCATTTCCAGCTGGCCGCGGGAGCATTGACTCTCTTGGCTCTGGCCGCCTGCGGCGGGAGGGACTACACCCTCGCGCCGGCGGCCACCGTGCAGCCCACCCGCACCATCATCATGGTGTGGGACGGACTGCGGCCCGATTCCGTGAACCCGACCGACACGCCCAACCTGTACGCGCTGCGGCAGACGGGCGTCAACTTCACGGACAACCATTCCACCTACCCGACGTTCACGATGATGAACGGCTCGGCGTTCGCGACGGGTTCCTTCCCGAAGACGAGCGGCTTCTACGGCAACACCTTCTGGACGCCGCCGCAGGGCAGCGGCAACACCATCCCGGCGGGCCAGGGCGCCAGCGGCGCGGCGCAGGGTTACGCGGACCCGGTGTTCACCGAGGACTACCAGGTCCTCAGCACCTTGAACGACTACTACGGCGGCCAGTTGCTGCTGGTGAAGACGCTGTTCGCCACCGCGCAGGCCGCGGGCCTGAGCACCGCCACCATCGGCAAGTCCGGCGCCGCCTACATCCAGGACCTGGGCCGCGGCGGCTACTTCCTGGACGAGAACACCGTGATGCCGCGCAGCCTGGTGGGCGAACTGCAGGCCGCCGGCATTCCGCTGCCGGTGAACACCACCAAGACCTACTCCGGCGCCGATGCCGTGACGCTGTCCGCCAACAACGGCGACCCGACGGCGCGCGCGGGCTACATCACCTTCAACACCACGGCCTACGACCCGGCCGGGCAGCTGACGGTCAGCGCCCGCGACTCCGCCGACAAGACGCAGGGCGCGCCGGAGAACGCGGCGAACCGCAACATGCTGGCCGCCTTCCTGCAGTACATCCTGCCGGTGAAGAAGCCGATGCTGTCGCTGATCTGGTTCCGCACGCCCGACAACGTCGAACACGGCTACGGCCCGGGCAGCGCCAACGCCATCGCCGGCCTGCGCTCGCAGGACGAGCGCCTCGGCGAGCTGATCGTGGCGCTGCACGCCAACCACATGGACGACACCAACATCGTGGTGGTGTCCGACCACGGCCACTCCACCGTCTCGGGCCCGCTCGCGCTGTACCCGCTGCGCGCGATCACGGCGTCGGCTACGGCGCCGAACGGCCCGGCGGTCAACGGCGCCACCAGCGGCACGAGCGCCGCGGCCATCGGCGCGGTGGCGGCCAACGGCTTCTCGTTCTCGGGCGATGTGCGTTCCGCCGACCTGCTGACCTATCGCGGCTTCCAGGCCTACGACGGCGCCGGCTGCAGCACTTCCGCGATGCTGGGCCTCAGCGCCGCCGGCGTGCCCACCGTGCCGGTCAAAGTGGATGCGAGCGGCGCCCTGTGCGGCGCGGCCAACACCAAGTACCAGGCAATCAGCGCCACGCTGCCCGCGCCGGTGGCCAGCTTCAAGGTGCCGGCCCCGGGCAAGGTGCCGGCCAACGGCATCGTCGTGGCCACCAATGGCGGCTCCGACTACTTCTACGTGCCAGGCCACGACGCCGCGACGGTGCGCAATCTCGTCAAGTTCCTGCAGCAGCGCCAGGAATACGGCGCGATCTTCGTCGACAGCCGCTACGGCGCCCTCCCCGGCACGCTGACCCTGAACCAGGTGAACCTGGAGAACGCCACGCGCAAGGACAAGGGCCAACCCGACGTGGTGGTGAGTTTCAGCTGGGACAGCACGGTGAGCGTCCAGGGCATGCCCGGCATCGAGTTCGAGAGCATCGGCGGCCAGCGCGGCATGCACGGCAGCTTCGGCATCAACGACGTGCACAACACGCTGATTGCCAACGGTCCGTCCTTCAAGGGCTCCGTCGCGATCGCCACGCCGACCGGCAACGTCGACGTCGCGCCCACCGTCGCCTGGCTGCTGGGCCTGTCCATGGACCAGGCCGACGGCCGCGTGATCGACGAAGCACTGGCCCAGCCCCGCAGCAGCGCCGCGCCCGCCGTGACCAGCAGCGTCGTGGCGCCTGCCAGCGCCGCCACCGGCCTGCGCTTCGAAGTGCCGAACGACCCGACCGGCGCCACGGCCGATGCCGCGCTCACGCAGGGCACTTACACCATCAACCTGGCGGTCAAGGACCTGACGGTGGGCGGCCGGACCTACCGCTACTTCGATTACGCGAAGGCGGTGCGCCAGTGAGGCTGGTTCGCGTTCCTGCGCTCGCGGCTGCGCTGCTGGCGACGGCTGCGGCGGCGGCTCCGGAGCGCGCGCTGCGCTTCGACGAAGCCTTCGCGGAAGCGCCGGTGTCGCTGCACTACCAGGCCGAGTACCAGGCGCGCGGCGCGTCCCACCAGCTCGAGGCCTGGGTGGACCGCGGCCTGCGCCTGAAGCGGGTGACCGACGGCCAGGTGGAAAGCTACGCGGTGCGCGCTTCGGCCCACGAGCCGGAATACCGCATGACGGTGCTGGACCTGCGGCGCCGCATCTCGACCCGCATCGACCGCAGCAACCTGTTTCGCATCGGCAGCTTCACCGACTGGTTCGAGCTGGCGCATGCGTTGCGCCATCCGCGCGGCGACTACCAGCTCGCCCGCGTCTCCGCACCGGCCGGCGCCGGCAAGCCGCTGGCCGCCTGCGACTGGTACCAGCTCACGCAGGAGGGCCGCGCGAGCAAGGTCTGCTGGAGCCAGGCCGCCGCGCTGCCGCTATCGATCGTGTCGGACGAGGGGCAGGAGGTCTGGCGCGTGACGCAGCTGCAGCGCGGCCCGGTGCGGGCCAGCGTGTTCGAGGTGCACGACCGGGACTTCGTGCGCAACGACGCCAACGGCGACATCGAGAAAGACTAGGGCTTCAGCTGTTTGAGAGGCCAGCTGCTGCTGGCCTTCACTTCCCCCAGCGAGAAGCTGGTGTGGATGTCCTTCACGTTCGGCAGGTTGATCAGCACCTCGCGGGCGAACTGCGAGAAGCTGTTCAGGTCGCTCGACACCACCTGCATCTCGAAGGTGCCGGCGCCGCTGATGTAGTGGCAGGACACGATCTCCGGGATCTTCTTGATCGCCTCTTCCATCGCCCGCGTGCTCTCGCCGGTGTTGCGGTCGGCATCCAGCCGCACGAAGGCCAGCACGCCCAGGCCGATGCGGTGCCGGTCGATCTCGGCGTGGTAGCCCTTGATGTAGCCCGCCTCCTCCAGCGCCCGCACGCGCCGCCAGCAGGGCGCGGCCGACAGGCCCACGCGCTGCGCCAGTTCGGCGTTGGTGAGGCGCGCGTCGGCTTGCAGCTCGTTCAGTATTTGGACGTCAAAGCGGTCGAGCTTTTCCATTTTTGGCCAGATTGAGAAAGATCCTTTCTCATCCTAGGCCATTTCGGGCACAAAAAGCAAAGACATATCGGCGAGTCGTCCCTACACTCGCTCCTCATGAACGCACCCCTGCCCGAACATATCCGCAAGGCGCTCGAAACCGTCACGCTCGATGACAAGTACTCGCTGGACTACGGCCGCGCCTTCATGAGCGGCGTGCAGGCCCTCGTGAAGCTGCCCATGCTGCAGCGCCAGCGCGACGCGCTGCAGGGCCGGAACACCGCCGGTTTCATCAGCGGCTACCGCGGCTCCCCGCTGGGCGGCTACGACCAGGCGCTGTGGAAGGCGCGCAAGTACCTGCAGGCGCAGAACATCGTGTTCCAGCCGGGCGTCAACGAGGAACTGGCCGCCACCGCCATCTGGGGCACGCAGCAACTGGGCTTCGCGCCGGCGGGCAGCAACAAGTTCGACGGCGTCTTCGGCATCTGGTACGGCAAGGGCCCGGGCGTCGACCGCTGTTCCGACGTCTTCAAGCACGCCAACATGGCGGGCACCACGCCCTGGGGCGGCGTGATCGCGGTGGCCGGCGACGACCACGTGGCCAAGAGTTCCACCGCCGCCCACCAGAGCGACCACATCTTCAAGGCCTGCGGCCTGCCGGTGTTCTTCCCTACCAACGTGCAGGAGATCCTGGACCTGGGCCTGCACGCCCTCGCCATGAGCCGCTACTCCGGCGTGTGGGCGGGCATGAAGACGATCCAGGAGATCGTCGAATCCAGCGCCACCGCCACGATCGACCCGGACCGCGTGCAGATCGTCGTCCCGACGGACTTCCCCATGCCGCCCGGCGGCGTGCATATCCGCTGGCCGGACCATGCGCTGGAACAGGAGGCGCGCCTGTTCGACTTCAAGTGGTACGCCGCGCTGGCCTACATCCGCGCCAACCGCCTGAACCACAACGTCATCGAAGGCCCCAACGACCGCTTCGGCCTCATCGCCAGCGGCAAGGCCTATAACGACACGCGCCAGGCCTTGCTGGACCTGGGCCTGGACGACGCCACGTGCCGCCAGCTGGGCATCCGCCTGCACAAGGTCGCCGTGGTCTGGCCGCTGGAAGCGCAGGGCACGCGCGAGTTCGCGCAGGGCCTGCGCGAGATCCTGGTGGTGGAGGAAAAGCGCCAGGTCATCGAATACCAGCTGAAGGAAGAACTCTATAACTGGCGCCCGGACGTGCGGCCCAACATCCTGGGCAAGTTCGACCAGGTGGAAGGCGACTACTCCGGCGGCGAATGGAGCATGCCCAACCCCTCGGCCAACACGCTGCTGCGCGCCAATGCGGACCTGTCGCCGGCGCTCATCGCCCGCGCCATCGCGCACCGCCTGAAGAAGCTGGGCATCCTCGAAGGCGACATCGGCGCCCGCGTCGAGTCGCAACTCGCCATCCTGCAGGCCAAGGAACAGGCGATGGCGGCGGTGGAAGTCAAGGGCGACCGCACGCCCTGGTTCTGCTCCGGCTGCCCGCACAACACGTCCACCGTGGTGCCGGAAGGCTCGCGCGCCATGGCCGGCATCGGCTGCCACTTCATGGCGACCTGGATGGACCGCGCCACCGTGGGCTTCACGCAGATGGGCGGCGAGGGCGTGCCCTGGGTCGGCCAGCAGCCTTTCAGCAACGAGAAGCACGTGTTCGCCAACCTGGGCGACGGCACCTACTTCCACAGCGGCCTGCTGGCGATCCGCCAGTCCATCGCGGCCGGCGTCAACATCACCTACAAGGTCCTGTACAACGACGCGGTGGCCATGACCGGCGGCCAGCCGGTCGGCGAGCGGCCCGAAGGCCACAGCCCGCTGCAGATCGCGCACAGCCTGGTGGCCGAAGGCGTCAGCAAGCTGGTGGTGGTGACCGACCAGCCCGCCAAGTACGACGGCGCGGCGCTGCCGCCGGACGTCACGGTGCACCACCGCGACGAGCTCGATCGCATCCAGCGCGAACTGCGCGAGATCGCCGGCACCACCGCCATCCTCTACGACCAGACCTGCGCCACCGAGAAGCGCCGCCGGCGCAAGCGCGGCACCATGGAAGACCCGGCCGTCCGCGTGATGATCAACGACCTGGTCTGCGAAGGCTGCGGCGATTGCAGCGTGCAGAGCAACTGCCTGTCGGTGGAGCCGCTGGAAACCGAGTTCGGCCGCAAGCGCACCATCAACCAGAGCACCTGCAACAAGGACACCAGCTGCCTCAAGGGCTTCTGCCCCAGCTTCGTCACGGTGGAAGGTGGCGCGCTGAAGAAGAAGGCGAAGCAGGAAGCGGCCTCGCCCTATGCGCTGGGCGAACTGCCGGAGCCGCGGCTGCCGGCCACCTCCGAGGCCTATGGCATCGTGGTCGCGGGTGTCGGCGGCACCGGCGTCATCACCATCGGCCAGCTGCTGGGGATGGCGGCGCACATCGAAGGCAAGGGCATCGTCACCCAGGATGCCGCCGGCCTGGCGCAAAAGGGCGGCGCCACGTGGAGCCACGTGCTGGTGGCCGATTCGCCGGAAGCGATCCGCACCACCCGCGTCAGCATGGCCGGCGCCGACCTCATCATCGGCTGCGATCCCATCGTCACCGGCGGCAAGGAAACGGTGCTGCGCATGCGGGCCGGCCGGACCCGGGTCGCCCTGAACGGCCACAGCGCGCCGACCGCCGCCTTCGTGAAGAACGCCAACTGGGCGAACCCGGCGGATGCCTGCGCGGCCGAAATCGGCAAGTCGGTCGGCGCCGAGCACCTGGCTGCCTTCAATGCCGACGCGGCCTCCACCAAGCTGATGGGCGACAGCATCTACACCAACCCGATGATGCTGGGCTTCGCCTGGCAGAAGGGCTGGGTGCCGCTGGGCCGCGACGCGCTGATGCGCGCGATCGAGCTCAATGGCGTGGCCGTCGACGCCAACAAGGCCGCCTTCGAATGGGGTCGCCATGCCGCCCACGACTGGAAGAAGGTCGAGTCGCTGCTGCAGCCGGCCCAGGTCGTCGAATTCAAGAAGCGCGAGACGCTGGAAAGCCTGGTCGCCCGCCGGGTCGAGTTCCTGACGGACTACCAGGACGCTGCCTATGCCCAGAGCTACCGCGAACTGGTGGAGCGGGTGCGGGTGGCCGAGGCGGCGCTGGGCAAGACGGCGCTGGCCGAGGCGGTGGCCCGCGGCCTGTTCAAGCTGATGGCATACAAGGACGAATACGAGGTTGCCCGCCTGCACACCCAGACCGGCTTCCGCGAAAAGGTGGCGGCGCAGTTCGAGGGCGATTTCAGGATCCACTACCACCTGGCCCCGCCGCTGTTGGCCAAGACCAACGATCGCGGCGAGCTGGTCAAGCGCAAGTTCGGCCCGGCCACCGTCCACCTGTTCCGGCTGCTGGCGAAGTTCAAGGGCCTGCGCGGCACCGCGCTGGACATCTTCGGCCGCACCGAGGAGCGCCGTGGCGAGCGGGCCCTGATCGCCCAATACCGGGCGACGGTGGAAGAACTGCTGCAGCGCCTGGACGCCGGCAACCACGCCCAGGCGCTGGCCATCGCCCGCCTGCCGGAGCAGGTCAAGGGCTATGGCCACGTCAAGGCCCGCAACCTGGCGGCCGTGCAGCCGCAGTGGGACGCCCTGATGCAGCAGTGGCGCGAGCCCGTGCGCCAGGCCGCCTGACTCGGCGCGGGGACAGCCCGCATACAATCCGGCTTCTCACCGTGGCGCAGCCCCCAGCGCGGCTGCGCCACGGGCGCACTTTCCCCGTTGACGGCCGACCGGCCCTGGAGACACCGTGTTCATTTCTTCCGCCTTCGCCCAAACGGCGCCGGCCGCCGCCGCAGGCAGCGACATGTTCGGCTCTTTCGGCCAGCTGCTGCCGCTGGTGCTGATGTTCGTGGTCCTGTATTTCGTCATGATCCGGCCCCAGATGAAGCGCCAGAAGGAGCACCGCTCCATGATCGACGCCCTGGCCAAGGGCGACGAGGTGGCCACCTCCGGCGGCCTGATCGGCAAGGTCACCAAGCTGGAAGACCAGTTCCTGAAGGTGGAGCTGGCGCCTGGCGTGGAAGTCCAGGTGCAGCGTTCCGCCGTGACCCAGGTGCTGCCGAAGGGCTCGCTCAAGTAGGTTCGGGGTTCGGCGTTGGGCGTTCAGCGAGCCTGAATTCCGCTCAACGCGCTACGCTCAACGCTCAACACATGAATCGTTATCCCCTCTGGAAGTACGCGATCATCGCGGTCGCGCTGCTGATCGGGGTGCTCTACACCCTGCCCAACTTCTTCGGCGAGGATCCGGCGGTGCAGGTCTCCCCCGCCAAGTCCACGGTGAAGATCGACGCCACCACCCAGCAGCGGGTGGAACAGGCGCTGGCCCAGGCCGGCATCCAGCCGCTGATGGTGGACCGCGACGCCAATTCGGTGAAGGCGCGCTTTGCCAAC
Encoded proteins:
- the yajC gene encoding preprotein translocase subunit YajC, translating into MFISSAFAQTAPAAAAGSDMFGSFGQLLPLVLMFVVLYFVMIRPQMKRQKEHRSMIDALAKGDEVATSGGLIGKVTKLEDQFLKVELAPGVEVQVQRSAVTQVLPKGSLK
- a CDS encoding Lrp/AsnC family transcriptional regulator → MEKLDRFDVQILNELQADARLTNAELAQRVGLSAAPCWRRVRALEEAGYIKGYHAEIDRHRIGLGVLAFVRLDADRNTGESTRAMEEAIKKIPEIVSCHYISGAGTFEMQVVSSDLNSFSQFAREVLINLPNVKDIHTSFSLGEVKASSSWPLKQLKP
- a CDS encoding alkaline phosphatase family protein; the protein is MKRHFQLAAGALTLLALAACGGRDYTLAPAATVQPTRTIIMVWDGLRPDSVNPTDTPNLYALRQTGVNFTDNHSTYPTFTMMNGSAFATGSFPKTSGFYGNTFWTPPQGSGNTIPAGQGASGAAQGYADPVFTEDYQVLSTLNDYYGGQLLLVKTLFATAQAAGLSTATIGKSGAAYIQDLGRGGYFLDENTVMPRSLVGELQAAGIPLPVNTTKTYSGADAVTLSANNGDPTARAGYITFNTTAYDPAGQLTVSARDSADKTQGAPENAANRNMLAAFLQYILPVKKPMLSLIWFRTPDNVEHGYGPGSANAIAGLRSQDERLGELIVALHANHMDDTNIVVVSDHGHSTVSGPLALYPLRAITASATAPNGPAVNGATSGTSAAAIGAVAANGFSFSGDVRSADLLTYRGFQAYDGAGCSTSAMLGLSAAGVPTVPVKVDASGALCGAANTKYQAISATLPAPVASFKVPAPGKVPANGIVVATNGGSDYFYVPGHDAATVRNLVKFLQQRQEYGAIFVDSRYGALPGTLTLNQVNLENATRKDKGQPDVVVSFSWDSTVSVQGMPGIEFESIGGQRGMHGSFGINDVHNTLIANGPSFKGSVAIATPTGNVDVAPTVAWLLGLSMDQADGRVIDEALAQPRSSAAPAVTSSVVAPASAATGLRFEVPNDPTGATADAALTQGTYTINLAVKDLTVGGRTYRYFDYAKAVRQ
- a CDS encoding indolepyruvate ferredoxin oxidoreductase family protein translates to MNAPLPEHIRKALETVTLDDKYSLDYGRAFMSGVQALVKLPMLQRQRDALQGRNTAGFISGYRGSPLGGYDQALWKARKYLQAQNIVFQPGVNEELAATAIWGTQQLGFAPAGSNKFDGVFGIWYGKGPGVDRCSDVFKHANMAGTTPWGGVIAVAGDDHVAKSSTAAHQSDHIFKACGLPVFFPTNVQEILDLGLHALAMSRYSGVWAGMKTIQEIVESSATATIDPDRVQIVVPTDFPMPPGGVHIRWPDHALEQEARLFDFKWYAALAYIRANRLNHNVIEGPNDRFGLIASGKAYNDTRQALLDLGLDDATCRQLGIRLHKVAVVWPLEAQGTREFAQGLREILVVEEKRQVIEYQLKEELYNWRPDVRPNILGKFDQVEGDYSGGEWSMPNPSANTLLRANADLSPALIARAIAHRLKKLGILEGDIGARVESQLAILQAKEQAMAAVEVKGDRTPWFCSGCPHNTSTVVPEGSRAMAGIGCHFMATWMDRATVGFTQMGGEGVPWVGQQPFSNEKHVFANLGDGTYFHSGLLAIRQSIAAGVNITYKVLYNDAVAMTGGQPVGERPEGHSPLQIAHSLVAEGVSKLVVVTDQPAKYDGAALPPDVTVHHRDELDRIQRELREIAGTTAILYDQTCATEKRRRRKRGTMEDPAVRVMINDLVCEGCGDCSVQSNCLSVEPLETEFGRKRTINQSTCNKDTSCLKGFCPSFVTVEGGALKKKAKQEAASPYALGELPEPRLPATSEAYGIVVAGVGGTGVITIGQLLGMAAHIEGKGIVTQDAAGLAQKGGATWSHVLVADSPEAIRTTRVSMAGADLIIGCDPIVTGGKETVLRMRAGRTRVALNGHSAPTAAFVKNANWANPADACAAEIGKSVGAEHLAAFNADAASTKLMGDSIYTNPMMLGFAWQKGWVPLGRDALMRAIELNGVAVDANKAAFEWGRHAAHDWKKVESLLQPAQVVEFKKRETLESLVARRVEFLTDYQDAAYAQSYRELVERVRVAEAALGKTALAEAVARGLFKLMAYKDEYEVARLHTQTGFREKVAAQFEGDFRIHYHLAPPLLAKTNDRGELVKRKFGPATVHLFRLLAKFKGLRGTALDIFGRTEERRGERALIAQYRATVEELLQRLDAGNHAQALAIARLPEQVKGYGHVKARNLAAVQPQWDALMQQWREPVRQAA